Proteins encoded by one window of Vibrio rumoiensis:
- a CDS encoding MaoC family dehydratase → MKVVDIIKHKTDSLAKHQFELKDLMSPVLREYWADFINRANSQQIFPWLKDHQTPAVNEEVVLSPVPNIELSPEADALYQELSEKIGQEIHVGDWLTVDQDRINAFGQVTEDMQWIHTDADRAATESPFKTTIAHGFLTLSLLSRLTDSVDEDNPPFPTAKMTVNVGLNEVRFPYPVKAGNNIRARSKLLKVTPIKRGLEIEREVKVEIDGVRRPGCVVVSVIRLYF, encoded by the coding sequence ATGAAAGTCGTTGATATTATCAAGCACAAAACAGATTCTTTAGCGAAACATCAATTTGAATTGAAAGATTTGATGTCGCCAGTATTGAGAGAATACTGGGCTGATTTTATTAATCGTGCAAATTCTCAACAAATATTTCCTTGGCTTAAAGATCATCAAACCCCGGCTGTCAATGAAGAAGTGGTATTGTCACCAGTACCTAACATTGAATTATCACCGGAAGCAGACGCATTATATCAAGAACTAAGTGAAAAAATTGGCCAAGAAATCCATGTTGGTGATTGGTTAACTGTTGACCAAGACCGTATAAACGCATTTGGCCAAGTAACAGAAGATATGCAATGGATACACACTGATGCGGATCGTGCCGCAACAGAGTCACCTTTTAAAACCACTATTGCGCACGGCTTCTTAACATTATCATTACTCTCTCGTTTAACTGACAGCGTTGATGAAGATAATCCACCATTCCCGACAGCTAAAATGACCGTGAATGTTGGTCTTAACGAAGTTCGTTTTCCATATCCAGTAAAAGCAGGCAATAACATTCGTGCTCGTAGTAAGCTTTTAAAGGTTACGCCGATTAAGCGTGGCCTTGAAATTGAACGTGAAGTGAAAGTTGAAATTGACGGTGTACGCCGACCTGGTTGCGTAGTGGTATCGGTTATTCGCCTATACTTCTAA
- a CDS encoding IS3 family transposase (programmed frameshift), producing the protein MTSKKKRIIHSPEFKAEALKLAEKVGVAAAARQLSLHESQIYGWRKSAKSDTSTSQREKDLAAEVAKLKRQLAEQAEELDIGKKGRHLLREKPKVDCYEFMLEHLLCFRVARMAKVFGVSRSGFYYWIKHRHKAIQREVTRQELDTKVKEAFDNSKGRDGSRRIQKELAETGDSRNVKTIAASMKRQDLTPKAARKFKCTTDSKHKMPVAPNLLAQDFKAEAPNQKWAGDITYVATSEGWLYLAVIIDLYSRQVVGWSMDTRMTATLVCDALSMALFRRGFPEQVIVHSDRGSQYCSKDYRDIITAYNLKQSMSRKGNCWDNACVESFFHSLKVEAIQYEPIMTRDEMRQTIFEYIEVDYNRTRRHSALGYLSPVNFENQNVA; encoded by the exons ATGACAAGCAAGAAAAAACGTATTATCCATTCCCCTGAATTTAAAGCAGAAGCCCTGAAGCTAGCAGAGAAAGTGGGAGTAGCTGCGGCAGCGAGACAACTGTCGTTACACGAATCCCAGATCTATGGTTGGCGTAAGTCAGCTAAGAGCGACACCAGCACCAGTCAGCGGGAAAAAGATCTAGCCGCTGAAGTTGCCAAACTCAAACGACAATTGGCTGAGCAAGCTGAAGAGCTAGATATAG GTAAAAAAGGCCGCCACCTACTTCGCGAAAAACCTAAAGTAGATTGCTACGAATTTATGCTCGAACACCTGCTGTGCTTCAGAGTTGCCCGCATGGCTAAGGTGTTCGGTGTTTCACGAAGTGGGTTTTATTACTGGATTAAGCATCGCCACAAGGCCATCCAGCGCGAGGTAACTCGCCAAGAGCTTGATACGAAGGTCAAAGAGGCTTTTGATAATAGCAAAGGTCGTGATGGCTCAAGGCGCATCCAGAAAGAGCTGGCTGAGACCGGTGATAGCCGTAATGTTAAAACCATTGCCGCCAGTATGAAGCGGCAGGATTTAACGCCGAAAGCGGCACGTAAGTTTAAGTGTACGACGGACAGCAAACATAAAATGCCAGTTGCTCCGAACCTGCTGGCTCAGGATTTTAAGGCAGAGGCTCCGAATCAAAAGTGGGCGGGAGACATCACCTATGTTGCGACAAGCGAAGGCTGGCTGTATTTGGCGGTAATCATTGACCTTTATTCCAGGCAAGTAGTCGGTTGGTCTATGGATACCAGAATGACGGCAACTCTGGTTTGCGATGCGTTATCAATGGCCTTGTTCCGTCGAGGGTTCCCTGAGCAGGTTATCGTTCATAGTGACCGAGGTAGTCAGTACTGCTCAAAAGATTATCGAGACATCATAACTGCTTATAATCTAAAGCAAAGTATGAGTAGGAAAGGAAACTGCTGGGATAATGCTTGTGTTGAGAGCTTCTTCCATTCATTGAAAGTTGAAGCGATCCAGTATGAGCCGATCATGACGCGAGACGAGATGCGCCAAACGATCTTTGAATACATAGAGGTTGATTATAATCGGACAAGAAGGCACAGTGCTCTTGGGTATCTAAGCCCAGTTAACTTTGAAAATCAAAATGTCGCTTAA
- the viaA gene encoding ATPase RavA stimulator ViaA yields the protein MLGIDALDIAVLLADAEMIEVALQDLMGRSQLLPLVEENKSVRSLVKSQLKRWKSKVSAKMDNLPHTQELKQELTLYQEVIHWTEAEFLMKVDGLIEQLQTCSEFYPEAQKIVTATNAKLNPMLPHYFCQQWYKSITSHVKKIQESQLEAEKKRELEQLRKRLENIKQMDQLAPDEDPGAIAGRMWDMTNVSLSKSDWSVMKSQADFLNKHPKLKEIAEQLGRMANQLDPNEPPSYSQGIQFDEEVSLQATDDIVGIHESDDLNKLLPNELLFLTYPELEVVFYKHLIDKRLMNYQMEGKAHSSKKVTAMEPVPAKAENDTGPFIICVDASGSMRGFPEQCVKAIAFALMQIALAENRDCYVVLFSTDYVTYQLTKQDGLREASDFLSYTFHGGTDLEPAITAAMKQMQGERYQHADLVILSDFIAPKQSKEMIKQVDALKQKNNRFHAISLSKYGNPELMHIFDHVWSYTPNLGQRFVKKK from the coding sequence ATGCTGGGAATTGATGCTTTAGACATTGCTGTTTTACTTGCTGATGCGGAAATGATTGAGGTAGCGTTACAAGATTTAATGGGCCGTTCTCAACTATTACCGCTTGTTGAGGAGAACAAAAGTGTGCGCAGTTTGGTCAAATCCCAATTGAAACGTTGGAAGAGTAAGGTCTCCGCAAAAATGGATAACCTACCTCATACTCAAGAATTAAAACAAGAGCTGACTTTATATCAAGAGGTCATTCATTGGACTGAAGCTGAATTTCTAATGAAAGTGGATGGTCTGATAGAGCAATTGCAAACTTGTTCAGAGTTTTATCCAGAAGCACAAAAGATTGTAACCGCAACAAACGCAAAGCTAAATCCAATGTTGCCGCATTATTTTTGTCAACAATGGTATAAAAGCATAACGAGTCATGTAAAAAAAATTCAAGAATCTCAGCTTGAAGCGGAAAAGAAAAGGGAATTGGAACAATTACGTAAACGCCTAGAAAACATTAAACAAATGGATCAACTTGCCCCTGATGAAGATCCAGGTGCGATTGCTGGACGAATGTGGGATATGACCAATGTGAGTTTGTCAAAAAGCGATTGGTCCGTCATGAAATCACAAGCCGATTTTTTAAATAAACACCCGAAGCTAAAAGAGATTGCAGAGCAACTTGGCCGAATGGCAAACCAACTGGATCCAAATGAGCCACCGAGTTATAGCCAGGGCATTCAATTTGACGAAGAAGTTTCTCTACAAGCGACGGATGATATTGTCGGTATTCATGAAAGTGATGATTTGAATAAACTACTACCTAATGAGCTGCTATTTCTTACATATCCAGAGTTAGAAGTTGTATTTTATAAGCACTTAATTGATAAGCGGTTAATGAATTATCAAATGGAAGGTAAGGCACATTCCTCGAAAAAAGTCACCGCAATGGAACCGGTTCCAGCTAAAGCGGAAAATGACACCGGTCCATTTATTATCTGTGTGGATGCTTCAGGCTCTATGCGAGGGTTTCCTGAACAGTGCGTTAAGGCGATAGCTTTTGCTCTAATGCAAATAGCCTTGGCTGAAAATAGAGACTGTTATGTGGTTCTATTCTCAACAGATTATGTTACCTATCAGTTAACAAAACAAGATGGGTTAAGGGAGGCGAGTGACTTTCTTTCTTATACTTTTCATGGTGGTACGGATCTAGAACCAGCAATTACTGCAGCAATGAAGCAAATGCAGGGAGAGCGCTATCAACATGCAGACCTTGTTATTTTGTCAGATTTCATTGCACCAAAACAGTCAAAAGAAATGATTAAGCAAGTCGATGCCTTAAAGCAGAAAAATAACCGTTTCCATGCCATTAGTTTATCAAAGTATGGAAATCCAGAATTGATGCACATTTTTGACCACGTATGGTCTTATACACCGAACTTAGGACAACGATTTGTGAAGAAAAAGTAA
- the ppiC gene encoding peptidylprolyl isomerase PpiC: protein MARTAAALHILVKHESQAQDILQQLKKGAKFQALAKKYSTCPSGKKGGDLGEFPKGAMVPAFDKVCFSGELITPHLVKTKFGWHIVKVLYRT, encoded by the coding sequence ATGGCACGTACCGCCGCAGCGCTACATATCTTAGTTAAACATGAATCTCAAGCCCAAGATATTTTACAACAGCTCAAAAAAGGCGCCAAATTTCAAGCATTAGCCAAGAAATACTCAACGTGTCCTTCAGGTAAAAAAGGCGGCGACTTAGGTGAGTTTCCTAAAGGTGCTATGGTTCCAGCATTTGATAAAGTATGTTTTAGTGGTGAGTTAATCACGCCACATTTAGTTAAAACTAAGTTTGGCTGGCATATCGTTAAGGTGTTATACCGCACTTAG